TCAACCTCGACACCGCGGAGCCGAAAGTGCCCTACCGCGAAACCATCACCAAGAAGGGGCAGGCGCAATACCGCCACAAGAAGCAGACCGGCGGCGCGGGCCAGTTCGCGGAAGTGCACATGCGGGTGGAACCCAACCCCGAAAGCGACTACGACTTCGCGTGGGAAGTCTTCGGCGGCGCGATTTCGTCCAGTTTCCAGCCTTCCATCGAGAAGGGCATCAAGAACGTCATGAAGCAGGGCGTGATTGCCGGTTATCCGGTGGTCAATGTGAAAATCGCGGTCTTCGACGGCAAGGAACACCCCGTGGACTCCAAGCCGGTGGCTTTTGAGATCGCCTCGCGGGAGGCCTTCAAACTGGCCTTCCAGGACGCCGGCCCCGTGCTGCTGGAGCCGATTTACAAAGTGCGCATCACCGTGCCCGAAAGCAATATGGGCGATGTGCTCGGCGACCTGAATACCCGTCGCGCCCGGGTGCAGGGCATGGACACGGAAAAAGGCCGCTCGGTGATTACCGCTGAGGTGCCTTTGGCCGAGATGCTGCGCTACACCACCGACCTGCGCTCGCTCACCGGCGGCCGCGGCGTGTTCGAAATGGAATTTTCGCACTACGAGAAAGTGCCCGCTCACCTGCAGCAGGAAATCATCGCCGAGCGCCAGCGCGAACTGGCCGAAGAAAAATAACTCCCGGCGAAGGCTGACAGAAAACGAAACGCTCCCCCCAACCACCGGGGGGAGCGTCGTTTTTGGGACCTGTTCAGCCTCTGACGGCATGCCAAAGCACGCTGGAGGGCGGAATGGATTTCATAGAGGCGCGCGGCAAGGGTGTCATCCCTCTCCGTCTCCTTCTTCCCCGAACAGCCGCAGCCATTCATCCAGTTCCTCATCGGAAAGTGCCGCGGGTTTTTCTTCACCCGCGGCGGCGCTGGAAGGCGCGCCCAGTTCGGCGGCAAATGCTTGGGAATCCACCACCCGCGCCCCGGCCCAACGCGCCTCTCGCTGCACCTCATGGTCGGAAGAAACCACCACCCAGTTGCGGGCCTGCTTTCCCAGTTTCCGCACCCGCGCGGCGATGGCCTGGTCGGCCGTGCGGCCTTCCCGCACGAACACCGCGGTGACCGCACCAAAACGCCGCCTGCCCGCGTGCCCCGGCGCGGCGCGGTCGAAGTACACCTCAGCACGGGTGTTACGGCGGGCGCAGTAGCGTTGCAGCCGTTCCACCAGACGCATTTCGTCGTTGGGGTCGCGCAGGCTCAGGCCGGGAATTTTGGGAATCAGGTTGTGGCCGTCGATGATGTAGGGCATGGGAGGGAGAGTCGGATAGTCAGGTGGTCAGGTAGTCAGGAATTCCAGCAGGGCGCGGTTGAACGCTTCGGGGCTGTCGGCAATCACGGCGTGGCCCGCGCCGGAGATGACGACGTGCCGCGCCCCTGGAATGCCGCGGGCGAGTTCGGCCTGCACTGTCGGGGGGATGGTGGCGTCTTCCTCGCCGGTGACGACCAGGGTGGGGCAGTGGATTTCCCCAAGGCGGGAGACCACATTGAAGCGCGCCAGCGCCCGCATGGCAGCGCGGTAGGCGCGCGGGTCGGCCTGCCGTATTTCGGCCAACAGCGCCTCTCTCATGGCTTCCTGCCCCGCTTTGGGGAAGATGTGCTTCACGACCGTGCGCCCCTGGACTTCCAGCCCTACGGTGTGCACCACTACCATCCGCAGGGCGAAGTAAGCCCACTCACGCAGCCCTTCGGGGCGCAGCGCGGCAAAGGTGTTGACCAGGGTGAGCGAGCGCACCTTTTTGGGGAATTCCAGGGCTGCGGCCAGGGCGACCGTGCCGCCCATGGAAATGCCAACCACGTGGGCGGGCAGCGCGTCGAGGCTTTCCAGCAAAGCGAGGGCCGCGGCGGCTGCACGCTGCGGCGACCACGGGCCGCGGTGCGGCGTTTTCCCGAAGCCGGGCAGGTCGACGGCAATGGGGCGGAAACCCGCTTCGGCCAGGGCGGTCAGTTGTGCCTGCCACGAGGCCGCCGTCGAGCCCAGGCCGTGGAGCAGCAGCACGGTTTCTGAGTGCTGCGGCGCGGGGTCAAGGTAGTGCATGGCGGGGGAAGAAGGTTGGGGGCACATGGTTTATGGTCGGGGTGGAGTTAGCCGGGGGGCATGGTGCCGTAGAGGTTGCGGTAGATGACAAAGGTTTCGTAAATACGGCGGATGTAGTCGCGGGTTTGGCTGTAAGGAATGACTTCCAGCAGCAGGTCGGGGTCGCCGTGGGCGGCTTGTTGCCAGCGTGCGGCGTTACCCGGCCCGGCATTGTAGGCGGCCAGCGCGGCGTAGAGGTCGCCTTTCAGGTAATCGCGCTGGCGGGCGAGGTAGTGTGCGCCGTAGGTGATGCTGACCTTGGGGCGGTAGAGGTCGTCGGCGGTGAAGTCGGGCGGCCAGCCGGTCTGCTGGTAGATTTCCTGGGCGGTGGCGGGCATGAGTTGCATCAGCCCCCGCGCGCCTGCCGAGGAATGCACGAACCCTTCGAAAAGGGATTCCTGCCGCAGCACGGCAAAGAGGAAGAGGGGATGGAAGCCATAAGCCTGCGCGGCAGGCAGCACCAGGTCGCTGTAAAAAGTGCCGAAGCGCAGGTGGGCAAAGTAAGGCGGGGCCGCAGTGAGGGTGGCGGCGTCGTCGAGCCCGGCCAGGTCGAGCACATGGCGGGCGGCGAACACGGCGCTGCGGTAGAGCCCGATTTGCCGGAAGTATTCGGCCAGGCGGAAGGTGTCGGCGGGGCTGTCGGCCACCGCGGCGCGCAGGTTTTCGAATTCGGCTTTGGCTTCCTCGTAGCGCCCCAGGCGCCACAGTTCGCTGCCGCGAATAAAGCGGGGGTCGCTGGCGAGGTGGCCGGGGGTGAGCAGGTCTGCGGGCGAGGCGGCCAGTTCGAAGCGGCTGCGCACCCACGCGGCAGCCTGCTGGCGCTCGGCTTCCCAGTTGGTGGGCAGGTGGAAGGCCGGGGGCGGCGTGAAGGGAGGGCGGCCATCGAGCAGGTCGCGGGCGCGCTCGCTGTAATAGCCGGTGGGGTCGGCGGCGGTCGCGAGTTGCCAGGCGTTGCGCGCCCCGGCCTGGTCGCCCGCGGCCGCGCGCAGTTTTCCCAGCCAGAGGTAGGCGGCGGCGCGGTTTTCGGCTTTGGCGGCGGCGTCGGCGGCTTCCTGCAGCAGCCCCCGCGCCGTTTCGTCGTTCCCTAAGCGGTGGGTGGTGATGGCCGCCAGGTACAGGCTGCGAAAGGCGTAGCCAGAAGAGGGGTATTCCCGCGCGACGCGTTCCCACAGGGCGGCAGCGCGGGCCAGGTTGCCGGCACGCACCTGTACGCGGGCGGCGTCGAAAAGGAACTCGGCGGCGCGCGGGTGGGTGGGGGCGGCCTGCACGAAAGCCAGCAGGGTGTCGGTGGCTTTGTCGTACAGGTCGAGGTAAGCCCATTCGGTGTAGGCTTTTTGTTCCCAGGCTTTATCCCAAAAGCGGCTTTGGGGGTAGCCGTCGATGAGCGCCTGCCAGGCGGTCGTGGCCTCGGCGGCGTTGCCCATCGCCCGCAGCGCCAGCCCTTTGTAGTAGAGCGCGGTGTCGCTGCCGCCGGGCTGGGCGTTGAGGTAGCGGTCGAAAGCCTGCACCGCGACGCCATATTGCCCGGCGAAGTAGTCGGTGAGCCCGCGGTTGAGGTCATCGACCGGCACGCCGTCTTTGACCAGTTGGGTGAGGGCCAGGTAGGCCTGATAAGCCGCGGGGTAGTTGTTGACGGCGTCGAGGTAGGCTTCATGAGCGTGTTCGAGGTCGTGCAAAGCGGTGTAAGCCTGGCCGATGTACCAGTCCAGCAGGGCGCGGCGGTAGCCGTTGGCGTCGGCCTGGTAGAGCGCCTGGTATTCGGCAATGGCGGTGGTCAGGTCGCCTTCCATGTGATGGGCGCGAGCGATGCCCAGTTTGATGCCGTAGATGCGGTCTTGGGGTGGGGAAGCCTTGAGGGCAGCCTGGTAAGCCGAAGCCGCGCCGTTGTAGTCGCCCGCGTTGAAGCGGTTGTCGCCCATCCACTCGTAGAGGTAAGCGTCGATGTAGCCGGGGCGATGTTGCAGGAAGGCCTGATACGCCTCGGCAGCCTCGGCGTAGCGTTCCAGCGCCTGGTAGGCTTCGGCGAGGTAGAAATAGGCGTCGGTGGCGGCAGCGGTGTTGGGGTAGGTGGTGATGACAGCCCGGAAGGCGTCGAGGGCGGTCGCGTAATGGCGAGCGTAAAGGTCAGCGCGCCCCAAACCGAGTTGCGCGGCGGCCAGCACGGCAGGGTCGGCGCTTTGGGCCTGGGCTTGCTGGAAGGCGGCCCGCGCGGTATCCCAATCGCCTTCGAAAAGCGCCCGCTGGCCGTTGGTCAGCCAGCCGGAGGGCTGCGGCGTGGGCGTCGGCGTGGGCGTGGGGGTAACGGTGGGCGTGGGCGAAGGGGAAGGCGTGAAAGTAGGGGAAGGCGTGGGCGTGGCCCAAAGCCCGGCAGGCGCGGGCAAACTGCATGCCAGTAGCACGAAGAAAAGCAGGAAGAAAAGGAAGGTCAACCGGGAAGAGCGCATGGGAGGGGAAGCCGAGTAGTCGGGTGGTCGCTTGGTCAGGTAGTCAGGTGGTCGCTTGGTCGGATAGGGGGGCGGCGGGGCGATAGGGGGCGTCAATTTTTCTGCGGGCGGTTTGCTTGCCTCAATGCTGCCAGCACATCTTGCATATCCTCTGGCAGGGGGGCGGCGAAGGTGCGGGGGGCGGTTTCGCCGGGGAGGGTGATGGTCAGGCTGTAAGCGTGCAGGGCGTGGCGGGTGATGGGCAGCGAGGAACGACGGCGGCCATAGAGCGGGTCGGCTACCACCGGGCAGCCGAGGAAGGCCAGATGGACGCGGATCTGGTGGGTGCGGCCGGTGAGGGGATGGGCTTCGATGAGCGTGTGGTGGGGGAAGGCTTCGAGGGTGCGATATTCGGTCACCGCGGGGCGGCCTTTGCCCGGCGGGACGACTTTCATCCGTTTGCGGTGGGCGGGGTCACGGTCGATGGGGGCTTCGATGCGGCCTGTGGGCGTGGGAGGCGCGCCGTCTACCAGCGCGAGGTAGACTTTGTGGGTGGTGCGGGCTTTGAACTGCGCTTGCAGGAACTGGTGGGCGGCGTCGTTCTTTGCCAGAATGATGACGCCCGAGGTGTCTTTGTCCAGGCGATGGACGATGCCGGGGCGGTGTTCGCCACCCACGCCCAGCATTTCGGGCGCATGCGCCAGCGCGGCGTGCACCAAGGTGCCGCTGCTGTGGCCGGGCGAGGGGTGGACGACCATCCCCGCGGGCTTGTTAACGACCAGTACATCGTCGTTCTCGAAGAGCACGTCCAGCGGGATGGCTTCCGGCACTAAGGTGGTGGGCAAAATCGGGGGAATGGCAACGGTGATGGTGGCTGGGGCTTCCAGGGCAAAGCCGGTTTTGGTGACCGTCTCCCCGTTCACCGTCACGCGGCCTTCTTTGATCCATGCTTGAATGCGGCTGCGGGAATAGGTGCCTTCCAGCGCCGCGGTGAGGAATTTGTCGAGCCGTTGGGGGTGGTCGCCGGCAAAGGGGAAGGCGACCGTGCGGGCGGTTTCAGGCATGGGGTGTTTCTTCGGGCGCGGGTGAGGTTTCGGCGTCGGGTGCATGAGGGGGCGTTTCGGGGGCAGGCTCGTCGTCGGCGAACAATTCGCCCAGCAGCAGGAAGGCCACGCTCAGGCTGATGGCGGCATCGGCAAGGTTGAACACCGGGAAGCGCCCCACCGCGATGAAATCGGTGACGTAGCCGTGGCGCAGGCGGTCGAGCAGGTTACCCAGGGCGCCGCCCCATTGAATGGCCATGCCCCAGCGCAGCCACCAGCCACTGCGGGCAATGGCCGGGAAGGCCAGCAGCACCCCCAGGGCGTACACCACGCCCAGCGCCAGCAGCACCGGCCCCCAGGCCTGGCCGAGGCCGAAGGCCATGCCGCTGTTGTGCCAGTTGGTGATGTGCAGCCACGGCAGCGCGGCGAAAGGCGTGGTCTGCCGCGCGAAGGGAATGTGTGCTTCGATCCAGGCTTTGGCAGTTTGGTCGGCGAGCAGCACGCCGCCGCCGATTAGAAAAAGGAAGCCATAGGCTTTGAGGGTTTTCAGCATGAATGCTCCGAAAAGTCGTCGCGTGGCGATTTGGTCGCGTTGTTGTCTGGTCGCGGCCGGGCAGGCTTACGGCCAGCAGGCTTCCATTGTACCGCGAGTTGCGGTGAAGACCGCGTTTTGCAGCGCCGCCAGGGAGGGAAACCCCACCAGGTGGGCGGGGCAACCCGCGCGGCAATCGGAAGCGCCGAAACCGGGAAGGGGAATGAAAGCCCCGGGGGAAGCAGCCAGGGACTGAGCCCAGCGGCATTCCCAGGGGGTGGGAGGGTCGGTGGCCGTCGTCCACCCCCAGGCGAGAGGCGCAGCCTCTACGCGGAGGAAGTCAATATGCCAGCGGCGGCGCGGGCTGCCGCGCAAGTGCCTTCCCAGGCGGGCGCGCACACCGCCGGGGCCGTGGGCGCTGCCGGTGTAAACGTAATACCCTTGGGGGAAAAGGGCTGCTCCCAACCGGCCGATGCGCACGCGGGTGGAGTGGGGCAGGGCCAAAGCCAGCCAATAGGCGCCCGGCAGCGCGGGGAGGGCTTCGGGGGATGAACAGGTGGGCGGCATGAGATAAGTATATCCGACGCTCAAACGGGTGACAATTGTCACTAACCATTGCTGGAGGGCAAGAGTATTATCTTAAAGTGACGTGAGAAGTGGTATACGCATAAGTGTATAGGTAGATACTCCCAAAGGATGGCTTTCATGCTCCCGCCCGAACAGCGAGAAGAATTTGCCCCGATGCAGGCCGAAATTTGTGCGGCGTTAGCGCATCCGCAGCGCATTTTGATGCTGTGTGCGCTGGCCGAGCACCCTTACCATGTCAGCGGGTTGGCCGAGCATCTGGGCATCAGCCAGCCTGTGGCTTCCCGCCATTTGCGCACGTTGCGGGAACAGGGGCTGGTGTGTGCCACTCGCAAGGGGGCGATGGTGGAGTATCGCCTGGCAGACCCCAGGTTACTGGAGGCCTTGCGGGTCTTCCGTGAAGTTTTGCAAGAGCGCCTTGCCCGGCGCGCCAGTTTGCTGGAAGTCGCTGCTGCCGCAGAGCGCAGTCCGCAACCCTAACTTTCCAGAAGGAGAAGGCTATGGACAAAAAACCAACATGGTTGCTGGGCCTGGTCGGCATTCTCCTGGTGGTCATTGTGCCTATTTGGGTGCTGTGGCCGAAACCCGCTCAACCCCAGGGTGATCCGTGGGCGCACCTCCCGAAATATCAGCCCCACGTGGACCACTCCGCCATCATCCAGGGGCCGTTTGAGACGGGGCAGGATGTCACCAAGACCTGTCTGGAATGTCACCCGAATGCTGCGAAGGATTTCATGCACACTTCTCACTGGCAATGGCTGAGTGAGAAGGCTTTCAACATCCCCGGCCACGACAAACCAATTCGGCTGGGGAAGTTGTATTCCTTCAACAACTTCTGCATCAACACAGAAGGCAACCAGCGGGTGTGCATGACGTGCCACACGGGCTATGGGTGGACGGAGGAGGCTCCCACCGATTTCTCGAACCCCGACAACGTCGACTGCTTGATTTGCCATGCTGACCCCAGTAAGTATGGGCGCGGCGCCTACGGCAATCCGGCGGATGGGGTGGATCTGGTGGCGGCGGCCAAGAGCGTCCGGAACCCCACGCGCGCCAATTGTTTGACCTGCCATGCTTATGGCGGTGGCGGCGACAACGTCAAACATGGCGACATCAGCAGCGCGCTCTACCACCCTGACGCTGCCACAGACGTGCACATGGGTAAATACGACTTCCAGTGCACCACCTGCCATCGCACTGAGCACCACGAAATCAAGGGCAAACTCATCAACTTGAACTACACCGTAGACCCGAAGGAACAGGTGCAGTGCACGGACTGCCACAGCAGCGCACCGCACAAAGACCCCCGCTTGAACGAGCATGTCAAGTCGGTGGCCTGCCAGGCGTGTCATGTGCCCGAAGTGGCTGAAAAGATTCCCACCAAGGTCTATTGGAACTGGGCGACTGCCGGCAAAGACCTGCCACAGAACCACTTCCATTACCTGAAGATCAAAGGCGACTTCCGCTATGTCAAGAACCTCATCCCGACCTACATCTGGTTCAACGGCAACGAAGCGGAGCGCTATGTGAAGGGCGACAAGATCGATCCCACCAAGATCACTTACATCAACAAGCCCGCGGGCAGCATCAACGACCCCACGGCCAAGATCTTCCCCTTCAAGATCCACGTGACGATGCAGCCCTATGACAAGAAGTATATGTACCTGCTGGCCCCGTTGACGGCTGGTAAAGATGGCTTCTGGACCAACTTCAACTGGGATCAGGCCTTCAAACTGGCCGAACCGCACACCGGGCTGAAGTTCAGCGGTGAGTTTGGCTTCACGAAGACTTACATGTACTGGCCGTTGACCCACATGGTCAAGCCGAAAGAACAGGCGCTGCAATGCGTAGACTGCCATGGCCCCGAAGGGCGCCTGGACTGGCAGGCTTTGGGCTATCCGGGCGACCCGATGCAATGGGGTGGCCGCTTTGACACCAACCACTAAGGGAGTGTAGCCATGCAGCGGAAATTTATCTCCTTGTTGCTCTTCACGGCTCTGGTCGCGGTCATGGCGGCAGGCATTGCCCTTGGAGTGCGGCAGGCATTGGCCGAGGGAGGCCCCACTCCCGAGGTGACGCCTTCTCCTATGCACCCCACCTATGCCTTGCTGGATGCCGACGGCAACCCCGTTGTCCAGAGCGGAAAGCCCGCTGACCTGACGAAAACCTGCGGGCAGTGTCACGATACGGCTTTCATTACTTCCCATGCAACGCACCAGAAAGCCGAGAAAATCGCTGGCTTTGAGGGCATGACGGCTTCCTGCTATCTCTGCCACAGCACGGCTCCCAATGGGGAAGCCCGCAAAGCCGCCCTTGCCAGCGGCGATAAGGCCTGGGCCGATAGCGCCGTGCTGCTGGGCTCGGGCATTCTGGAAAAGACTGCCGACGGCTGGAAGTGGAACCCCGATGCCTTCGAGGCCGATGGCACCCTCAAGTCCAAATACGTCAACCTGCATCAACCCACCAATGCCAACTGCGCCCAGTGCCACGGTGAAGTCCACACCGACGTCAAGACGCCGTTGGTGGTGGGCGACCTGGCCGACAACTGGGTGACCCTGACCACTGGCCAGGTGGTTTCCCCGCAGCGGATCTCGGCTTCGGGCATGAACATCGAAGGCAAGGAATCCATGCCGTTCGCGTGGGATGTCCATGCCGAGCGCGGCGTGCAATGCGTGGACTGCCACAGCAGCGCCAATGCCCCGGCGGCGCGGCGTTACAGCGAATTGCCTTCGTATTTGACCTTTGACCCCCGGCACCCCGATGTGGGCGCTTACCTGAAGCAACCGAGCCATGTGTTGACCCAGGAAAGCTGCGAGTCGTGCCATGACCCGGTCGCAGCCCACAAGGATTGGCTGCCGTATCTCGACCTTCACTTGTCTAAAGTGGCGTGCGAGACCTGCCACATCCCGCAGATGCATGCCCCGGCGGCAGAGACGTTCGACAAGACGGTGATTTTGCCCGATGGCACCACCCCCACGGTGTATCGCGGGGTCATGGCTTCCGACGAAGCCGCCCCGGGTGCCGATGCCAAAGAGCCGTTCACCGTGTCGCACAAGGTGGTGGGCTTCCAGCCGGTGTTGCTGAAGAACGCCGACGGCAAGGAAGCGCCCTATAACCTGGTGACCACCTTTGAATGGGTTTACAAGAAAGATGGGAAGGACGTCGAGGTCAGCATGGCTGACCTGAAGAAAGCCTGGATGCCGGATGGCAAGTATGCTGACGACATTGTGAAGGCTTTCGACGCCAATGGCGACGGCAAACTGACCGCCGATGAACTTTCCCTCGACACGCAAGAGAAAGTCGATCTTATTGCCAAGCACCTGAGTGCGCTTGGCTTGAGCGACCCCCACATTGTGGGCGTGGTGAAACCTTACGCCATTCACCACGATGTGGTGCAGAGCGATTACGCTATCCAGGATTGTCGGGCGTGCCACGGGCCGAATTCCCGCATTGGGAAACCGATGGCGCTGGCGATCGCTGCACCCGCCGGTGTGACGCCGGTGCTCGAGACTTCCGAGGAAGTGAAGGATGCCGGCAAAGTGGTGGCAGAAAACGACGGGCTGTATTATGAGCCGGAGAAGGACGCTCAACTGTACGTCGCCGGCCGGGATAGCGTGCGCTGGATTGACATCCTGGGTGTGGTGGCTCTCATTGCCACGCTGCTGGGTGTGAGCGCTCACGGCGCGCTGCGGGCTTACTTTGCAAAGAAATACCCGCCCAAGCATCACGGCGCCGTCAAAGAGGCTTATCTCTACACGGCTGCTGAGCGCTTCTGGCACTGGCTGCAAATGGCGGCCATTTTGGGCCTGCTGTTCACGGGGTTGATCATTCACAATCCGGACCTCTTTGGTGGGTTCTCCTTCCGTGGGTTGGTGTTCACCCACACGGTGTTGGGCTGGATTTTGGTTATCAACTTCGTGTTTGCGGCTTATTATCACCTCAGCACGGGCTACATCAAGCAGTTCCTGCCCAAGCCGCAGGGCCTGTTTAGCCGGATCATCTTGCAGAGCAAGTTTTACTTGATGGGCATTTTCAAGGGCGAGCCGCATCCGTTCAAGAAGACGTTCTGGAACAAGCTCAACCCCTTGCAGCGCCTCTCGTACTTTGGTTTGTTGTTCGGGCTGCTCCCCATCCAGATGGTGACCGGTATGTGGATTTGGGCAGCGCGAGTGTGGCCGCAAGCAGCGACGGCGTTGGGTAGCACGACCATGTCGTGGGTCGTGGGCATTCATACCCTGGATGCCTGGCTCATCGGTGTGTTCGTCGTCGCTCACGTCTACCTCACCACGACCGGGCACACACCCTTCGCTTACATTGAAGCCATGATAACCGGCTGGGAAGAGGTGGAAGCGGATGAGGACGAGGCCCCCGCGCCTGAGGCCCCCAACGCCTAAGGAGTGTTGACGATGGCTGAAAAGAAATCGTGGTTTCAGAAACTGATTGACCGGCCGAGGAAGCCTTATGCTAACCCTTACGTGGGTGGCGTGCTGTTGGGCCTGAGTTTGTTCTTCTCGTTGCTCATCACGGCAAACGGCCTGGGCGCCTCGGCAATCTTTGCCCGCATGAATGGCTTTCTGGTCAACCTGGTTGCGCCCCATCATGTGGACCGCGTGCCGCAGTTGATCAAAGTGGCCGGTGGTACGAAGAATCCCTTCGACAACTGGATTACCTG
This portion of the Chloroflexota bacterium genome encodes:
- a CDS encoding tetrathionate reductase family octaheme c-type cytochrome, with amino-acid sequence MDKKPTWLLGLVGILLVVIVPIWVLWPKPAQPQGDPWAHLPKYQPHVDHSAIIQGPFETGQDVTKTCLECHPNAAKDFMHTSHWQWLSEKAFNIPGHDKPIRLGKLYSFNNFCINTEGNQRVCMTCHTGYGWTEEAPTDFSNPDNVDCLICHADPSKYGRGAYGNPADGVDLVAAAKSVRNPTRANCLTCHAYGGGGDNVKHGDISSALYHPDAATDVHMGKYDFQCTTCHRTEHHEIKGKLINLNYTVDPKEQVQCTDCHSSAPHKDPRLNEHVKSVACQACHVPEVAEKIPTKVYWNWATAGKDLPQNHFHYLKIKGDFRYVKNLIPTYIWFNGNEAERYVKGDKIDPTKITYINKPAGSINDPTAKIFPFKIHVTMQPYDKKYMYLLAPLTAGKDGFWTNFNWDQAFKLAEPHTGLKFSGEFGFTKTYMYWPLTHMVKPKEQALQCVDCHGPEGRLDWQALGYPGDPMQWGGRFDTNH
- a CDS encoding ArsR family transcriptional regulator, translating into MAFMLPPEQREEFAPMQAEICAALAHPQRILMLCALAEHPYHVSGLAEHLGISQPVASRHLRTLREQGLVCATRKGAMVEYRLADPRLLEALRVFREVLQERLARRASLLEVAAAAERSPQP
- a CDS encoding tetratricopeptide repeat protein; this translates as MRSSRLTFLFFLLFFVLLACSLPAPAGLWATPTPSPTFTPSPSPTPTVTPTPTPTPTPQPSGWLTNGQRALFEGDWDTARAAFQQAQAQSADPAVLAAAQLGLGRADLYARHYATALDAFRAVITTYPNTAAATDAYFYLAEAYQALERYAEAAEAYQAFLQHRPGYIDAYLYEWMGDNRFNAGDYNGAASAYQAALKASPPQDRIYGIKLGIARAHHMEGDLTTAIAEYQALYQADANGYRRALLDWYIGQAYTALHDLEHAHEAYLDAVNNYPAAYQAYLALTQLVKDGVPVDDLNRGLTDYFAGQYGVAVQAFDRYLNAQPGGSDTALYYKGLALRAMGNAAEATTAWQALIDGYPQSRFWDKAWEQKAYTEWAYLDLYDKATDTLLAFVQAAPTHPRAAEFLFDAARVQVRAGNLARAAALWERVAREYPSSGYAFRSLYLAAITTHRLGNDETARGLLQEAADAAAKAENRAAAYLWLGKLRAAAGDQAGARNAWQLATAADPTGYYSERARDLLDGRPPFTPPPAFHLPTNWEAERQQAAAWVRSRFELAASPADLLTPGHLASDPRFIRGSELWRLGRYEEAKAEFENLRAAVADSPADTFRLAEYFRQIGLYRSAVFAARHVLDLAGLDDAATLTAAPPYFAHLRFGTFYSDLVLPAAQAYGFHPLFLFAVLRQESLFEGFVHSSAGARGLMQLMPATAQEIYQQTGWPPDFTADDLYRPKVSITYGAHYLARQRDYLKGDLYAALAAYNAGPGNAARWQQAAHGDPDLLLEVIPYSQTRDYIRRIYETFVIYRNLYGTMPPG
- a CDS encoding alpha/beta hydrolase, with translation MCPQPSSPAMHYLDPAPQHSETVLLLHGLGSTAASWQAQLTALAEAGFRPIAVDLPGFGKTPHRGPWSPQRAAAAALALLESLDALPAHVVGISMGGTVALAAALEFPKKVRSLTLVNTFAALRPEGLREWAYFALRMVVVHTVGLEVQGRTVVKHIFPKAGQEAMREALLAEIRQADPRAYRAAMRALARFNVVSRLGEIHCPTLVVTGEEDATIPPTVQAELARGIPGARHVVISGAGHAVIADSPEAFNRALLEFLTT
- a CDS encoding RluA family pseudouridine synthase, whose translation is MPETARTVAFPFAGDHPQRLDKFLTAALEGTYSRSRIQAWIKEGRVTVNGETVTKTGFALEAPATITVAIPPILPTTLVPEAIPLDVLFENDDVLVVNKPAGMVVHPSPGHSSGTLVHAALAHAPEMLGVGGEHRPGIVHRLDKDTSGVIILAKNDAAHQFLQAQFKARTTHKVYLALVDGAPPTPTGRIEAPIDRDPAHRKRMKVVPPGKGRPAVTEYRTLEAFPHHTLIEAHPLTGRTHQIRVHLAFLGCPVVADPLYGRRRSSLPITRHALHAYSLTITLPGETAPRTFAAPLPEDMQDVLAALRQANRPQKN
- a CDS encoding GIY-YIG nuclease family protein, with the translated sequence MPPTCSSPEALPALPGAYWLALALPHSTRVRIGRLGAALFPQGYYVYTGSAHGPGGVRARLGRHLRGSPRRRWHIDFLRVEAAPLAWGWTTATDPPTPWECRWAQSLAASPGAFIPLPGFGASDCRAGCPAHLVGFPSLAALQNAVFTATRGTMEACWP
- a CDS encoding signal peptidase II: MLKTLKAYGFLFLIGGGVLLADQTAKAWIEAHIPFARQTTPFAALPWLHITNWHNSGMAFGLGQAWGPVLLALGVVYALGVLLAFPAIARSGWWLRWGMAIQWGGALGNLLDRLRHGYVTDFIAVGRFPVFNLADAAISLSVAFLLLGELFADDEPAPETPPHAPDAETSPAPEETPHA